One window of the Gemmatimonas sp. UBA7669 genome contains the following:
- a CDS encoding BrxA/BrxB family bacilliredoxin codes for MYPEHLLTPMREELTRLGVQELRTADAVDALLSNHQGTALVVVNSVCGCAARNARPAVAMALQHATKPDAAVTVFAGQDVDATQRAREYFTGYRPSSPSIALMKDGEVAFMLERHQIEGRSAQEIAADLVNAFDATCGVSSNR; via the coding sequence ATGTATCCGGAACACTTGCTGACCCCCATGCGGGAAGAACTTACCCGTCTCGGCGTGCAGGAACTGCGCACCGCCGACGCGGTGGACGCGCTGCTGAGCAATCACCAGGGCACGGCACTGGTGGTGGTCAACTCCGTCTGCGGCTGCGCGGCGCGCAACGCCCGGCCCGCCGTGGCCATGGCCCTGCAGCACGCCACAAAGCCCGATGCGGCCGTCACGGTGTTTGCGGGCCAGGACGTCGACGCCACGCAACGGGCCCGGGAGTACTTCACCGGCTATCGGCCGTCGTCCCCGAGTATTGCTCTCATGAAGGACGGCGAAGTCGCCTTCATGCTGGAACGGCACCAGATCGAAGGGCGCAGCGCGCAGGAAATCGCCGCGGATCTGGTCAACGCATTCGACGCCACGTGTGGGGTGTCCAGCAATCGCTGA
- a CDS encoding co-chaperone GroES, translating into MSKHKRLLVVGDRVLVKVEDGEQRSKVGLYLPPTAVDNQAVQGGEIVSTGPGLALPDLTDQGDEPWRITGNGREARFVPMQAQVGDYALFFRKAAVEITFEGQQFLVVPQAALLALVREPREDIPDY; encoded by the coding sequence ATGAGCAAGCACAAGCGACTCCTCGTGGTGGGCGACCGCGTCCTCGTGAAGGTCGAGGACGGCGAGCAGCGCTCGAAGGTTGGCCTCTATCTGCCGCCGACCGCCGTGGACAACCAGGCGGTGCAGGGGGGCGAGATCGTATCCACCGGACCCGGTCTGGCGCTCCCCGACCTCACCGACCAGGGCGACGAACCCTGGCGCATCACCGGCAATGGCCGCGAAGCGCGCTTCGTGCCCATGCAGGCCCAGGTAGGGGATTATGCCCTGTTTTTCCGCAAGGCGGCCGTGGAGATCACCTTCGAGGGGCAGCAGTTCCTCGTGGTGCCGCAGGCCGCCCTGTTGGCCCTCGTGCGTGAACCACGCGAGGACATTCCGGATTACTGA